One stretch of Roseimicrobium sp. ORNL1 DNA includes these proteins:
- a CDS encoding phage capsid protein, translating into MSLDITQFYPTEFERNWTHVAQQMDCRLRLAVSPGGNLTGKRKSFNLLNDYEMDEVTTRKGDTPEGDTSGEKYWLYARKFEKVISFDEDDERQLGQIVLPDSDEVRNMAMAYNRKVDDIVISAFDATRYIGEEGTTTDPFPAGQSIAVDYVPSGTPANSGLTFGKIREAARILNVNEVPESERFFCYGAKQLDNLLALTEATSRDFSDLMALKDGKISYWMGFTWIPTQRLARNVATDVRSCFAWHKSAIKLGEGARNSYIDVRPDKRHAKQIRSVGRLGAVRSENEKVVRVYCDESP; encoded by the coding sequence ATGTCTTTGGATATTACGCAGTTTTACCCGACGGAGTTCGAGAGGAACTGGACGCATGTGGCTCAACAGATGGACTGCCGGCTGCGCCTGGCGGTATCGCCGGGTGGCAACCTGACGGGCAAGCGGAAGTCATTCAATCTGCTGAATGACTATGAGATGGATGAGGTGACGACGCGGAAGGGCGATACGCCGGAGGGTGATACCTCAGGGGAGAAGTACTGGCTGTATGCGCGCAAGTTCGAGAAGGTGATCAGCTTCGATGAGGATGATGAACGCCAGCTGGGGCAGATTGTGTTGCCGGACTCGGATGAGGTGCGCAATATGGCGATGGCGTACAATCGCAAGGTGGATGACATTGTCATTTCGGCCTTCGATGCGACGCGCTATATCGGTGAGGAGGGCACGACGACGGACCCCTTCCCTGCGGGCCAGTCGATTGCGGTGGACTATGTGCCGAGTGGGACGCCGGCGAACAGCGGGCTGACGTTTGGGAAGATTCGCGAGGCGGCGCGCATCCTGAATGTGAATGAGGTGCCGGAGAGTGAGCGCTTTTTCTGCTATGGGGCGAAGCAGCTGGATAATCTGCTGGCGCTGACGGAGGCGACGAGCCGTGACTTCAGTGACCTGATGGCGCTGAAGGATGGGAAGATCAGCTACTGGATGGGATTCACGTGGATTCCGACACAGCGGCTGGCGCGCAATGTGGCCACGGATGTGCGGTCATGCTTTGCGTGGCACAAGTCGGCCATCAAGCTGGGTGAGGGTGCGCGCAACAGCTACATTGATGTGCGCCCGGACAAGCGGCATGCGAAGCAGATTCGCTCCGTGGGTCGCCTGGGTGCGGTGCGCTCGGAGAATGAGAAGGTGGTGCGGGTGTACTGCGATGAATCGCCTTAA
- a CDS encoding portal protein, translating to MRSEKEIVEECVATYEARKSARAPWDAQWQMIADYFCPRKASITNSSHLPDGQKEAQIYDGSGYYALDVAVRGQTSDIIPHDQVWFSFDPPPGLAGDFRVQQWCQQATRLARLHLSASKFYPQSYEFVSDRTCFGTACLYSEESDADPNVPVVFRHHRIGSYTMAENADGVVDSLDFEKRFTARQLVEKFGRETVSAKVRECFDAGRGKQDTQFTVLHCIYPRAEAERIIGKMDGVNKPFASVWMEKDAKQPLRVAGYDEMPFSVSRWSTWEGNEETAPYGYSPAFMALPDMRQLNLLQKCLDVLAEKKANPPLLIPTGFKGDIDYRAGGITWFDPATGDAARPQAWGMEGDYGLGVQRADQKRSQIEAFFQVNMWLAISRMERANITAEEVRARVGEQARQFAATYTLLVTEWLTAQLMRFFRILLRRGILPSPPREMISSDGRGNLFIPEPQVLFSSRIALALKEADNTAVGSVLSLVGSIAQMAPDVMDNFNLDEMIRGSARNRGLPPEYNRDPDEVAAMRAARAQAQQQAQQADAVEQMSRAAANAGKIPKDSPMMGLLGER from the coding sequence ATGAGAAGCGAGAAGGAGATTGTGGAGGAGTGTGTGGCGACGTATGAGGCGCGGAAGAGTGCGCGGGCGCCGTGGGATGCGCAGTGGCAGATGATTGCGGATTATTTCTGTCCGCGGAAGGCGAGCATCACGAACAGCAGTCATCTGCCGGACGGGCAGAAGGAGGCGCAGATCTATGATGGGAGTGGATACTATGCGCTGGATGTGGCGGTCAGAGGGCAGACCTCAGATATCATCCCGCATGACCAGGTGTGGTTCTCGTTTGATCCGCCTCCGGGGCTGGCGGGTGATTTCCGGGTGCAGCAGTGGTGTCAGCAGGCGACGAGACTGGCGAGGCTGCATCTGAGTGCGTCGAAGTTTTATCCGCAGTCTTATGAGTTTGTGAGTGACCGGACGTGCTTCGGGACGGCGTGCCTGTACTCGGAGGAGAGTGATGCGGACCCGAATGTGCCGGTGGTGTTCCGGCATCATCGCATTGGCTCGTATACGATGGCGGAGAATGCGGATGGTGTGGTGGATTCGCTGGATTTTGAGAAACGCTTCACGGCGCGGCAGCTGGTGGAGAAGTTTGGCCGGGAGACGGTGAGCGCGAAGGTGCGGGAGTGCTTTGACGCGGGGCGTGGGAAGCAGGATACGCAATTCACGGTGCTGCACTGCATTTATCCGCGTGCGGAGGCGGAGCGTATCATTGGGAAGATGGACGGGGTGAACAAGCCTTTTGCCTCGGTGTGGATGGAGAAGGATGCGAAGCAGCCGCTGCGGGTGGCGGGGTATGATGAGATGCCTTTCAGTGTGTCCCGCTGGAGTACGTGGGAGGGGAATGAGGAGACGGCGCCGTATGGATATTCGCCGGCGTTCATGGCGCTGCCGGATATGCGCCAGCTGAACCTGCTGCAGAAGTGCCTGGATGTGCTGGCGGAGAAGAAGGCGAATCCGCCGTTGCTGATTCCGACGGGGTTCAAGGGGGATATTGATTATCGCGCGGGTGGGATCACGTGGTTCGACCCGGCGACGGGGGATGCGGCGCGGCCGCAGGCGTGGGGGATGGAGGGTGACTATGGTCTGGGGGTGCAGCGGGCGGACCAGAAGCGGAGCCAGATTGAGGCGTTCTTCCAGGTGAATATGTGGCTGGCAATTTCGCGGATGGAGCGGGCGAACATCACGGCGGAGGAGGTGCGGGCGCGTGTGGGTGAGCAGGCGCGGCAGTTTGCGGCGACGTATACGCTGCTGGTGACGGAGTGGCTGACGGCGCAGCTGATGCGCTTCTTCCGGATTCTGCTGCGTCGGGGGATTTTGCCGTCGCCGCCGAGGGAGATGATCAGCAGCGATGGGCGTGGGAATTTGTTTATTCCGGAGCCGCAGGTGCTGTTTTCTTCAAGAATCGCGCTGGCGCTGAAGGAGGCGGATAATACGGCGGTGGGAAGTGTGCTGAGCCTTGTGGGGTCGATCGCGCAGATGGCGCCGGATGTGATGGATAACTTCAACCTGGATGAGATGATCCGCGGGAGTGCGCGGAATCGAGGGTTGCCGCCGGAGTATAATCGGGACCCGGATGAGGTGGCGGCGATGCGTGCGGCGCGGGCGCAGGCGCAACAACAGGCGCAGCAGGCGGATGCGGTGGAACAGATGAGCCGGGCGGCGGCGAATGCGGGGAAGATTCCGAAGGATTCGCCGATGATGGGGCTGCTCGGTGAGCGGTGA